In Alphaproteobacteria bacterium US3C007, one genomic interval encodes:
- a CDS encoding glycerol dehydrogenase produces the protein MDRILGLPAKYIQGSGALDRIGGTAAALGNRALVFADDFVKELVGTRVVTSLEAANVVCLWKDFGGECCGPEIHRLKTSGTSADLVIAIGGGKALDTGKAVSVELDVPFVSVPTIASTDGAVSSIAVEYSENHTHIGVMRLNCSPAAVLVDTQVIANAPARLLVAGMGDGLATWVEARACYAKGKVNYRGGAISNVAMTMARSCHDTILKFGREALTSVEKGEVSEAVERVVEANIFLSGVGFENTGVAGAHAFDAAVSRFSSNHSIQHGERVALGVLFQLVLEGDKDTVAELMPFYNDVGLPTKLSGIGLKDIDSKGVQELATIMMREKSSIWNLPVEFTPVDIRNALSQFL, from the coding sequence GTGGATCGTATTCTGGGGTTGCCTGCAAAGTATATTCAAGGATCGGGAGCGCTCGATCGTATCGGGGGGACTGCAGCGGCCCTTGGCAATCGCGCGCTTGTCTTCGCTGATGATTTTGTGAAAGAGCTTGTGGGCACGCGCGTGGTTACAAGTCTTGAGGCTGCAAATGTGGTGTGTCTGTGGAAAGATTTTGGCGGCGAATGCTGTGGCCCTGAAATCCACAGACTCAAAACGAGTGGCACATCTGCAGATTTGGTGATCGCGATTGGTGGCGGTAAGGCGCTTGATACTGGGAAGGCTGTTTCTGTAGAGTTGGATGTTCCTTTCGTGTCTGTGCCGACAATTGCATCCACTGATGGGGCAGTCAGCTCCATTGCTGTCGAATATTCTGAAAACCACACTCATATTGGGGTCATGCGCTTAAATTGCAGCCCGGCAGCGGTTTTGGTGGATACACAAGTCATTGCAAACGCGCCCGCTCGATTGCTGGTTGCGGGTATGGGGGATGGGCTGGCAACTTGGGTAGAGGCGCGAGCATGTTATGCAAAAGGGAAGGTTAATTATCGCGGTGGAGCGATTTCGAATGTGGCGATGACAATGGCGCGGTCTTGCCATGATACGATCTTAAAGTTTGGGCGCGAAGCTTTGACTTCGGTAGAGAAGGGCGAAGTGAGCGAAGCCGTTGAGCGGGTGGTCGAAGCAAATATTTTTCTCAGCGGTGTTGGGTTTGAAAACACGGGTGTCGCGGGTGCTCATGCATTCGATGCGGCTGTTTCACGTTTCAGTTCTAATCATAGCATTCAACACGGAGAGCGAGTTGCCTTGGGCGTGTTGTTTCAGCTGGTATTAGAGGGTGACAAGGATACGGTTGCCGAATTAATGCCCTTTTATAATGATGTGGGCTTGCCAACAAAATTATCAGGCATTGGCCTTAAGGATATCGATTCAAAAGGTGTTCAGGAACTGGCCACAATTATGATGCGCGAAAAATCTTCTATCTGGAACCTGCCGGTTGAGTTTACCCCAGTTGACATCCGTAATGCGCTATCACAGTTTTTATGA
- a CDS encoding LysR family transcriptional regulator has protein sequence MLKWNEVSIPRRFLPPFVWLASFEAVARRGSVTEAAHELNLTQGAVSRHIQKLEQQIGVQLFERDKQRLHLTGAGKSYAEEVHQGISLITNAGVKLRTNPNGGALNLAVLPAFGTHWLAPRLADFIAQYPGVTVNFSTRTRPFDFSNENFHAAIHFGLDDWPNANSLRLMEEEVVAIAAPLIVGPRAADNLKEIQKMPLLHLQTRPNAWSRWFAQHGLDIDNVMGIQFDQFATMIQAVVSGLGAAIVPKYLVENELKQGKLIGLGGSATSVIGSYFLVWPERSTHHPPVLAFQKWIKSIIAESAII, from the coding sequence ATGCTGAAATGGAATGAAGTTTCAATCCCAAGGAGGTTCTTGCCTCCTTTCGTCTGGCTTGCCTCATTCGAAGCAGTTGCAAGACGCGGATCAGTCACAGAAGCAGCCCATGAGCTGAACCTGACCCAAGGCGCGGTCAGTCGTCATATACAAAAATTGGAACAACAAATTGGCGTACAACTTTTCGAACGGGATAAACAACGGTTACATTTAACAGGAGCTGGAAAATCTTATGCTGAGGAGGTGCACCAAGGCATTAGCCTGATCACCAATGCTGGGGTTAAGTTGCGTACAAACCCAAATGGGGGCGCGTTAAATTTAGCCGTACTGCCCGCATTCGGAACACATTGGCTGGCACCACGTTTGGCGGATTTCATCGCCCAATATCCCGGTGTAACAGTTAATTTTTCCACACGAACCCGCCCTTTTGACTTCTCAAACGAGAATTTTCATGCAGCTATTCATTTTGGTTTGGATGACTGGCCTAACGCAAATAGCTTACGCTTGATGGAAGAAGAAGTGGTTGCGATTGCGGCCCCACTGATTGTAGGCCCAAGGGCTGCCGACAATTTGAAAGAAATTCAAAAAATGCCGCTTCTGCATTTGCAGACACGGCCAAATGCATGGAGCCGTTGGTTTGCACAACATGGGCTGGATATTGATAACGTCATGGGAATTCAATTCGATCAGTTTGCAACTATGATACAAGCAGTTGTTTCTGGCCTTGGAGCGGCGATTGTGCCCAAATACTTGGTCGAAAACGAACTTAAGCAAGGAAAGTTGATTGGCCTGGGTGGGTCCGCAACCTCTGTTATTGGATCATATTTTCTGGTTTGGCCAGAACGCAGCACCCACCATCCGCCTGTGCTTGCGTTCCAAAAATGGATAAAATCTATTATCGCGGAAAGTGCGATAATTTAA
- a CDS encoding aminotransferase class I/II-fold pyridoxal phosphate-dependent enzyme has translation MTAGRNIPVFIRSDRAADLKLSEMVQSSEKVQAYRGVGEDLFSFGMVDLDFPRPETKWLSFNAPIYPTRALYSADELSALAGASRANLHISYATFTSFCKFAPNFVRGILIVDDLPKAYAIIGWRLGRGIGPREPIDTMVGVQGQSTFDASSILLASALTGSRDVFGECLEPLRGRRDFIISELNKTDRSDCLIPVGAVYAFPCCVKTFGFKMPNGTEITSYAEFCPYLLKAAVAVVPSHAFGLSGHFRLSYAYAMAELKQSCARITKAVAALSQRIIECH, from the coding sequence ATGACTGCAGGGAGAAATATACCAGTGTTCATTCGATCTGACCGCGCTGCGGATTTAAAACTGTCGGAAATGGTCCAGAGTTCAGAAAAAGTGCAGGCTTACAGGGGAGTGGGTGAGGATCTTTTTAGTTTCGGTATGGTCGACCTTGACTTTCCAAGGCCGGAAACAAAATGGCTGTCGTTTAATGCACCAATTTATCCCACTAGAGCATTATATTCGGCAGATGAATTGTCGGCGCTTGCTGGTGCTTCGCGGGCAAACCTGCATATTTCATATGCCACCTTTACTTCATTTTGCAAATTTGCGCCTAACTTCGTGCGCGGCATCCTTATCGTGGATGACTTGCCTAAAGCCTATGCAATAATTGGCTGGCGATTGGGCCGGGGAATTGGTCCGCGCGAACCTATCGACACGATGGTAGGAGTGCAGGGGCAATCTACCTTCGACGCATCCTCAATCTTGCTGGCGTCTGCGCTTACGGGTTCACGAGATGTTTTTGGCGAATGCCTTGAACCCTTAAGAGGTCGCCGAGACTTTATAATTTCAGAATTGAACAAAACAGACCGCTCCGATTGCCTCATCCCAGTTGGTGCGGTTTATGCCTTCCCCTGCTGTGTGAAAACCTTTGGCTTTAAAATGCCGAATGGAACCGAAATCACCAGCTACGCTGAATTTTGTCCCTATCTCTTAAAGGCTGCTGTTGCGGTTGTTCCTAGCCACGCCTTCGGTTTGTCAGGCCATTTTCGATTGTCATACGCCTATGCGATGGCAGAACTCAAACAAAGCTGCGCGCGTATCACCAAAGCTGTCGCAGCGCTATCACAAAGGATAATTGAATGTCACTAA
- a CDS encoding acyl-CoA dehydrogenase — protein MSLKPKDVPGLSRFNWDDPFFLEQQLNEEERMMRDAARTFAQEKLQPRVIEAYANETTETKIFREMGEMGLLGVTVPEEYGGLGASYVTYGLVAREIERVDSGYRSMMSVQSSLVMYPIYAYGSEEQRQKYLPKLASGEFIGCFGLTEPDAGSDPGDMKTRAEKVQGGYVLNGSKMWISNSPVADIFVVWAKSNAHGDKIRGFILDKGMKGLSAPKIGGKMSLRTSITGEIVMDNVEVSEDALLPNVEGLKGPFGCLNRARYGISWGVLGAAEFCWHASRQYGLDRKQFNKPLAQTQLFQLKLANMQTEITLGLQGSLRIGRLMDEAKAAPEMISMMKRNNCGKALEIARHARDMHGGNGISEEFQVIRHMVNLETVNTYEGTHDVHALILGRAQTGLQAFF, from the coding sequence ATGTCACTAAAACCCAAAGACGTCCCAGGCTTGTCCCGTTTTAACTGGGATGACCCATTTTTTTTAGAGCAGCAACTCAATGAGGAAGAACGGATGATGCGCGATGCAGCCCGTACCTTTGCTCAAGAAAAACTACAGCCTCGCGTTATTGAAGCCTACGCCAATGAAACCACAGAAACAAAAATTTTCCGTGAAATGGGAGAAATGGGTTTGCTTGGCGTTACCGTTCCTGAGGAATACGGCGGTTTAGGCGCATCTTATGTCACTTATGGGCTGGTTGCGCGCGAAATTGAACGCGTTGATTCTGGGTACCGTTCGATGATGTCCGTGCAATCCTCATTGGTGATGTATCCGATATATGCCTATGGCTCCGAAGAACAGCGTCAGAAATATTTACCCAAATTGGCCAGTGGCGAATTCATCGGTTGTTTTGGGCTTACTGAACCAGATGCCGGTAGTGATCCGGGTGATATGAAAACCCGCGCAGAAAAGGTGCAGGGCGGGTATGTCCTTAACGGTTCTAAAATGTGGATTTCAAACAGCCCAGTCGCAGATATATTTGTGGTTTGGGCAAAATCTAACGCCCATGGCGATAAAATTCGCGGCTTCATTCTGGATAAGGGTATGAAAGGTCTTTCGGCGCCTAAAATTGGCGGTAAAATGTCATTGCGTACCTCAATCACCGGCGAAATCGTTATGGATAACGTGGAAGTGAGCGAAGATGCACTGCTTCCGAATGTCGAAGGTCTTAAGGGGCCGTTTGGGTGTTTGAACCGGGCGCGTTACGGTATTTCATGGGGTGTTCTGGGCGCCGCAGAATTCTGCTGGCATGCATCGCGCCAGTATGGTTTGGATCGAAAACAGTTCAATAAACCACTTGCTCAAACACAACTTTTCCAATTGAAATTGGCCAATATGCAAACTGAAATCACACTTGGTTTGCAAGGAAGCTTGCGCATTGGTCGCCTAATGGACGAGGCAAAGGCTGCGCCAGAAATGATCAGTATGATGAAGCGCAATAACTGCGGCAAAGCCTTAGAAATTGCTCGCCATGCTCGTGACATGCACGGAGGCAATGGAATTTCCGAGGAATTTCAGGTGATCCGCCATATGGTTAATCTGGAAACGGTTAATACCTACGAAGGAACCCATGATGTGCATGCCCTTATCTTGGGCCGCGCACAGACTGGCTTGCAGGCCTTTTTTTGA
- a CDS encoding thiamine pyrophosphate-dependent enzyme, which translates to MDRADIVHEAFLARVSAGEFPSGDAPYGPLSGFEAVAIFRAQCLSRNLDRRSRKMQSAGQGFYTIGSSGHEGMAAVASALRRDDMAFLHYRDGAFQTRRSAMVPGTTPAWDMLLSFSTAKSDPLSGGRHKVLGSKAMNIPPQTSTIASHLPKAVGAAYSISLAKRHPPEHKVLKDDSIVMCSFGDASANHSTAQGAINTACWTSYQSVPLPLLFVCEDNDIGISTRTPQGWIGASFANKPGLKYFKANGLDLFDTFCVAQAAAEYVRKRKKPAFLHLSLVRLYGHAGADLQQTYLAKSIFEEWEQNDPLLHSARLLTESGVLTADEVLSIYIETEEQCARVAEEVIQQQRLSTSQEVMASIVPPKRECKLTNGPSEEARETAFGSDIQQMEKPQNMSRLINWALTDLMLEYPEIIMMGEDVGRKGGVYGVTQKLCDRFGQDRVIDTLLDEQSILGLAIGLAHNGFIPLPEIQFLAYFHNAEDQIRGEAATLSFFSNGQFTNPMVLRIAGLGYQKGFGGHFHNDNSLAVLRDIPGVIVACPSHGADAVKMLRECLRLAREEQRVVVFVEPIALYPMRDLHDEKDGGWMHTYPAMDESVSLGEVGVTGNGPLAIITYGNGHYLSQQAAKVLKQQGIEIRIVDIRWIAPLPAEGILSAIDGAQKVLVVDECRGTGGQAEALFAMLTERSDLPVSRLAAEDSFIATGPAYAATMPSRESIIAAATKLWNTL; encoded by the coding sequence ATGGATCGCGCAGATATCGTTCACGAGGCTTTTCTTGCCAGAGTGAGTGCAGGCGAATTTCCCAGTGGTGATGCGCCATACGGCCCTTTGTCTGGCTTTGAGGCCGTTGCGATTTTTCGGGCTCAATGCCTGAGCCGAAATCTTGATCGACGGTCGCGCAAAATGCAAAGCGCGGGACAAGGGTTTTATACCATCGGTTCATCCGGGCACGAAGGCATGGCTGCGGTTGCTTCTGCATTACGGCGCGATGATATGGCGTTTCTGCATTATCGGGATGGGGCGTTTCAAACGCGCCGTTCTGCAATGGTGCCTGGAACAACGCCTGCTTGGGATATGCTGCTCAGCTTCTCCACCGCAAAATCGGATCCTTTGTCTGGGGGGCGTCATAAGGTACTTGGATCCAAGGCTATGAACATCCCGCCCCAAACCTCTACAATTGCCAGTCACCTTCCCAAAGCGGTCGGTGCGGCATATTCCATTTCATTGGCCAAACGACATCCACCTGAACACAAAGTTTTGAAGGATGATAGCATTGTCATGTGCTCGTTTGGTGATGCGTCGGCGAACCATTCCACAGCGCAAGGAGCAATAAACACAGCCTGCTGGACCTCCTATCAATCTGTCCCACTACCTCTATTGTTTGTTTGCGAAGACAATGATATCGGCATTTCCACGCGCACGCCTCAAGGTTGGATCGGCGCAAGCTTTGCCAATAAACCAGGTCTGAAATACTTCAAAGCAAACGGCCTTGATCTATTTGACACTTTTTGCGTAGCACAGGCAGCTGCAGAATATGTCCGCAAAAGAAAAAAACCCGCATTTTTACATCTGTCGCTGGTTCGCCTTTACGGTCATGCAGGTGCAGATTTGCAACAAACTTATCTGGCGAAAAGTATATTTGAGGAATGGGAGCAAAACGATCCGCTGCTGCATTCGGCGCGCTTGCTTACCGAAAGCGGCGTTCTAACGGCCGACGAGGTTCTTTCAATATATATTGAGACTGAAGAGCAATGCGCTCGAGTCGCTGAGGAGGTGATTCAACAACAACGTCTGTCTACATCGCAGGAGGTCATGGCCTCTATTGTGCCACCCAAAAGAGAATGTAAGCTCACCAACGGTCCATCTGAAGAGGCACGAGAGACTGCATTCGGTAGCGACATACAACAAATGGAAAAACCTCAAAATATGTCGAGGTTGATAAACTGGGCATTAACCGATCTTATGCTCGAATATCCTGAAATTATAATGATGGGCGAAGACGTGGGCCGTAAAGGAGGCGTTTATGGTGTGACACAAAAGCTTTGTGATCGTTTCGGTCAGGATCGGGTGATCGACACGTTGCTAGATGAGCAATCCATACTCGGGTTGGCTATCGGTCTGGCCCATAACGGGTTTATTCCGCTGCCTGAGATCCAGTTCTTGGCTTATTTCCACAACGCCGAAGATCAAATTCGCGGCGAAGCCGCAACGCTCTCTTTTTTTTCCAATGGACAATTCACAAACCCTATGGTGCTGCGCATAGCGGGACTGGGTTACCAAAAAGGGTTCGGTGGGCATTTCCATAACGATAATTCGCTTGCAGTCTTGCGCGATATCCCTGGTGTGATCGTTGCTTGCCCATCCCACGGTGCCGACGCTGTTAAAATGCTGCGCGAATGCTTGCGACTAGCGCGCGAAGAACAGCGGGTTGTGGTGTTTGTAGAACCCATCGCGCTGTATCCAATGCGTGACTTGCACGATGAAAAAGACGGCGGTTGGATGCACACTTACCCCGCAATGGATGAAAGCGTTTCATTGGGTGAAGTTGGCGTTACAGGCAATGGCCCTTTGGCTATCATCACTTATGGCAATGGTCATTATTTATCACAACAAGCCGCTAAAGTTCTGAAACAACAAGGGATTGAAATACGTATTGTCGACATCCGCTGGATTGCCCCTCTTCCTGCCGAGGGCATATTATCCGCCATTGACGGTGCACAAAAAGTTCTGGTCGTAGATGAATGTCGCGGAACCGGTGGCCAGGCCGAAGCCTTATTTGCGATGCTTACGGAACGCAGCGATCTCCCCGTGTCACGTCTTGCTGCGGAAGACAGCTTTATCGCGACGGGTCCAGCATATGCCGCCACAATGCCCAGTCGTGAGAGTATAATCGCGGCTGCTACGAAGCTTTGGAATACATTATGA
- a CDS encoding ACP S-malonyltransferase has protein sequence MKQTAVVIAPGRGTYNKNELGYLKRHHSNAPNLDQFDAYRATLGQKKISELDTFPQFSGPTHTRGDNAAPLIYACAYSDFVSIDRDLFDIVGITGNSMGWYIALACAGALDPMGGMQVVNTMGKLMQDHMIGGQLIYPFLDDNWQEIPGRRDNLLSEVATINARPDHDLGLSIDLGGMLVLAGNEAGLSAFERSVPALQGRFPMRLQNHAGFHTHLQRPISKLGFDALSEQLFVQPTTPLIDGRGAIWYPNSTDISALYNYTLGHQVVEPYDFTAAIRTAAREFMPDVFIVLGPGTTLGGATAQALIRANWRGWRSKVDFQQESQTQPRLLLQAKMHASD, from the coding sequence ATGAAACAAACCGCAGTTGTTATCGCGCCTGGCCGGGGCACTTATAATAAAAACGAACTCGGTTATTTGAAACGGCATCACTCGAACGCTCCAAATCTTGACCAATTTGATGCTTACCGCGCCACGCTTGGCCAAAAAAAAATCAGTGAGCTAGATACGTTTCCCCAATTTTCGGGTCCCACGCATACGCGCGGTGACAATGCGGCACCGCTTATTTATGCCTGCGCCTATTCTGATTTTGTTTCCATTGATCGTGATCTTTTCGATATTGTAGGGATAACGGGCAATTCCATGGGTTGGTATATCGCGTTGGCTTGCGCGGGTGCACTTGATCCCATGGGTGGGATGCAGGTTGTCAACACCATGGGAAAGCTTATGCAAGATCACATGATTGGTGGCCAACTGATCTATCCTTTTCTAGACGATAATTGGCAAGAAATTCCCGGCAGACGCGACAATTTGCTGTCTGAAGTCGCCACGATCAACGCCCGCCCAGATCACGATCTGGGCCTATCCATTGATCTTGGTGGCATGTTGGTACTTGCGGGAAACGAGGCAGGTTTGAGCGCATTTGAAAGATCAGTCCCAGCTTTACAGGGGCGTTTCCCGATGCGCCTACAAAATCATGCAGGTTTTCATACCCATTTGCAAAGACCTATTTCCAAACTTGGCTTTGACGCGCTTTCAGAGCAGCTATTTGTCCAACCGACCACCCCGCTCATTGATGGTCGTGGTGCAATTTGGTATCCCAACTCGACAGATATTAGCGCGCTATATAACTACACGCTAGGGCATCAGGTTGTTGAACCTTATGACTTTACGGCAGCTATTCGCACAGCGGCGCGTGAATTTATGCCAGATGTTTTTATCGTTTTGGGCCCAGGCACCACGCTTGGCGGTGCTACGGCTCAAGCTCTTATTCGGGCGAATTGGAGAGGATGGCGCTCAAAAGTAGATTTTCAACAGGAATCTCAAACTCAGCCTAGACTTTTGTTACAGGCTAAAATGCACGCCTCAGATTGA
- a CDS encoding IS6 family transposase, producing MSKQISFRYFKICPEITQLAVMLYVWFPLSLRNVEDLLYERGADLSYDSVRYWWHRFGSQFANQIKKRRAGGMQSSNCKWHLDEAFVKIIGERHDLWRAVDHEGEVLESYVTKKRDKKAALKFMKKAMRRHGSPNEIVTDKLRSYSAAAKELGCLEKQVTGRWANNRAENSHLPFRRRERAMLRFKRIHSLQKFASTHASFYNHFNSQKPLSKRSSFKLNRDAALTEWRSLIVS from the coding sequence ATGTCCAAGCAAATTTCATTCCGCTATTTCAAAATCTGCCCTGAGATCACCCAACTTGCAGTTATGCTTTATGTGTGGTTTCCGCTTTCACTGAGAAATGTAGAAGACCTGCTTTATGAGCGTGGAGCAGATTTAAGCTATGACTCTGTCCGGTACTGGTGGCATAGGTTTGGCTCTCAATTTGCAAACCAGATCAAAAAGAGACGAGCAGGGGGTATGCAGTCAAGCAACTGTAAGTGGCACCTTGATGAAGCCTTTGTGAAGATAATTGGTGAAAGGCATGACCTCTGGCGTGCAGTTGATCATGAGGGCGAGGTGCTAGAAAGCTACGTCACCAAAAAGAGAGACAAGAAAGCCGCGTTAAAGTTCATGAAAAAAGCCATGCGGCGCCATGGATCACCCAATGAGATCGTTACAGATAAGCTTCGGTCCTACAGCGCAGCAGCAAAAGAGCTGGGCTGTTTAGAAAAGCAAGTTACCGGGCGGTGGGCGAACAACCGAGCTGAGAATTCACATTTACCCTTCCGAAGACGAGAAAGGGCAATGCTTCGGTTTAAGCGAATTCACAGCCTCCAAAAGTTCGCCTCAACCCACGCCTCATTTTACAATCACTTCAATTCACAAAAGCCCCTCTCCAAGCGCAGTAGTTTCAAGCTAAACCGTGACGCGGCTCTCACCGAGTGGCGCTCTCTTATCGTTTCATAA
- a CDS encoding CoA ester lyase: MTNRIIRPRRSFIFTPGLRPDMFPKALASGTDIVCVELEDGIAPKDKAEARQKALALFETPQSDDGVERILRINSMRERFGIEDVNAVLNSKTPPPALMMPKLRTPDEVVILDQLLTEAGHTTRLHVIIETNEGLEAAFEIAKSSDRIDAMFFGGVDMAAELRCQNTFDAMIYARSRVVHAAAAAGLDVIDVPFLDLDDSEGMRVEAKKVRDLGFSGKGSVHPKQIAALNEVFTPSIAQIDRARRIINEFENADTGLIVIDGKLIEKPVMREMYRIAAIADRLEQ; the protein is encoded by the coding sequence ATGACAAACCGGATTATTCGCCCGCGCCGCAGTTTCATTTTCACACCAGGCTTACGCCCTGACATGTTCCCAAAAGCGCTGGCCTCGGGCACAGATATCGTGTGCGTTGAACTTGAAGACGGGATTGCCCCAAAAGACAAAGCCGAAGCGCGGCAAAAAGCTTTGGCGCTGTTTGAAACCCCGCAATCCGATGACGGTGTCGAGCGGATCCTACGCATCAACTCGATGCGCGAACGCTTTGGGATCGAGGATGTGAACGCCGTCTTAAACAGCAAGACCCCGCCACCCGCCTTGATGATGCCCAAGCTGCGTACGCCAGACGAAGTGGTGATTTTGGATCAATTGTTAACAGAAGCGGGCCATACAACGCGGTTGCACGTTATTATTGAAACCAATGAGGGGCTTGAAGCGGCGTTTGAGATTGCCAAATCTTCGGACCGAATTGATGCAATGTTTTTTGGCGGCGTTGATATGGCGGCTGAACTGCGGTGCCAAAACACATTTGACGCGATGATCTATGCACGCTCGCGCGTGGTGCATGCCGCTGCAGCCGCCGGATTAGACGTGATTGATGTGCCATTCCTTGATCTTGATGACTCTGAAGGGATGCGCGTTGAGGCCAAAAAAGTTCGCGACTTGGGCTTTTCGGGTAAGGGCTCCGTGCATCCCAAACAGATTGCTGCGCTGAATGAAGTGTTCACACCGAGCATTGCGCAAATTGATCGCGCCCGTCGCATTATTAACGAATTTGAGAACGCGGATACGGGTCTGATTGTGATCGACGGCAAATTGATAGAAAAACCGGTTATGCGTGAGATGTACCGGATCGCAGCGATTGCGGATAGACTGGAACAATAG
- a CDS encoding aldehyde dehydrogenase family protein — MKNLSNFYISGQWVNPISEASMPVLNPATEEQIGTVALGNSADVDSAVAAAKSAFDSFSLTSKADRLALLKALKAVTEKRFEDLAQAMRIEMGAPISMARDAQADAAIGHLIGFIEALETLEERSVLSNSDILIREPIGVCGLITPWNWPMNQIALKVIPALATGCTCILKPSEHTPISAMIYAEIIHEAGYPAGVFNLINGLGDTVGSALSRHRDVQMMSFTGSTRAGAAVTQDAAETVKRVTLELGGKSPNLVFADCDLAERVTASVGECMFNTGQSCDAPTRLLVERACYDEVLKIAKRAAEATAVGDPAQAGDHIGPLFDRIQYERVQAMIHKGLAEGATLLAGGPGKPEGCEIGWYVKPTIFADVSNDMAIAQEEIFGPVLVIIPFENEDEAIAIANDTPYGLAAYVQTGSAARAERVSARLRAGAIHVNGGGFNYGSPFGGYKQSGNGREGGSMGLEDYLETKTLHGIT, encoded by the coding sequence ATGAAAAACCTTTCAAACTTTTATATCTCTGGGCAGTGGGTTAACCCAATCTCAGAAGCCTCAATGCCAGTTCTGAATCCTGCCACGGAAGAACAAATTGGAACGGTCGCCTTGGGCAATTCAGCGGATGTGGACAGCGCGGTCGCCGCCGCAAAATCTGCCTTTGATAGCTTTTCTTTAACCAGCAAAGCCGATCGCTTGGCGCTTCTCAAAGCGTTGAAAGCTGTCACTGAAAAGAGGTTCGAGGATCTTGCACAGGCGATGCGCATAGAGATGGGCGCCCCGATTAGCATGGCGCGCGACGCGCAGGCCGATGCCGCGATTGGCCATCTTATTGGCTTCATAGAGGCGCTTGAAACGCTTGAAGAGCGCTCCGTTTTATCCAATAGCGATATTTTGATACGCGAACCGATTGGCGTTTGTGGGCTGATTACGCCTTGGAATTGGCCGATGAATCAGATCGCGCTTAAGGTTATTCCGGCACTGGCCACGGGCTGTACCTGTATTTTAAAACCTTCCGAGCATACGCCGATTTCCGCAATGATCTATGCAGAAATTATTCATGAGGCCGGCTATCCAGCTGGAGTGTTTAACCTAATCAATGGCCTTGGAGACACGGTTGGCTCGGCGCTGTCGCGTCACCGCGATGTTCAGATGATGTCGTTTACCGGATCAACGCGTGCCGGGGCAGCCGTCACGCAGGATGCCGCCGAAACCGTCAAAAGGGTGACGCTTGAGCTGGGTGGCAAATCACCCAACCTCGTCTTTGCAGATTGCGACCTTGCAGAGCGCGTTACCGCCTCGGTCGGTGAATGCATGTTTAACACCGGACAATCTTGCGATGCTCCAACCCGGCTTTTGGTCGAGCGCGCGTGTTATGACGAGGTGCTCAAAATCGCAAAGCGGGCGGCAGAAGCAACGGCGGTCGGGGATCCGGCGCAGGCGGGTGATCATATCGGCCCTCTCTTTGACCGTATTCAATATGAACGTGTGCAAGCCATGATCCATAAGGGGCTTGCCGAGGGGGCAACCTTATTGGCAGGCGGTCCCGGCAAACCCGAAGGCTGTGAAATTGGGTGGTATGTGAAGCCAACGATCTTTGCAGATGTCTCCAACGATATGGCGATTGCGCAGGAAGAAATATTTGGTCCCGTTTTGGTGATCATTCCCTTTGAAAATGAAGATGAGGCGATTGCGATTGCCAATGACACGCCCTACGGTCTGGCCGCTTATGTGCAAACTGGCAGCGCGGCTCGTGCCGAGCGTGTTTCCGCGCGCCTGCGCGCTGGCGCCATTCACGTCAACGGGGGGGGCTTCAATTACGGGTCCCCCTTTGGCGGCTATAAGCAATCGGGCAATGGCCGCGAAGGCGGGTCAATGGGGCTGGAAGATTATCTTGAAACAAAAACGCTGCATGGCATCACCTGA